The following proteins are encoded in a genomic region of Actinomadura sp. NAK00032:
- a CDS encoding methylated-DNA--[protein]-cysteine S-methyltransferase translates to MTSHVVLDSPVGPLTMVAVDGGLAGLYMEKQRHLPPEETFGAPDDPDAEPFATVAKQLTAYFAGELTEFDVPLNLRGTPFQQRVWAALQEIPYGRTTTYGELAVEIGSPSASRAVGLANGRNPVSVIVPCHRVVGSTGSLTGYGGGLDRKRYLLDFERRARTAADEATLF, encoded by the coding sequence ATGACTTCACACGTCGTCCTGGACAGCCCCGTCGGCCCCCTGACCATGGTGGCCGTAGACGGCGGCCTGGCCGGGCTCTACATGGAGAAGCAGCGCCACCTTCCGCCTGAAGAGACCTTCGGCGCACCCGATGACCCGGACGCCGAACCCTTCGCGACCGTCGCCAAGCAACTCACCGCGTACTTCGCCGGAGAGCTGACCGAGTTCGACGTCCCGCTCAACCTTCGCGGTACACCCTTCCAGCAGCGCGTCTGGGCGGCGCTCCAGGAGATCCCCTACGGCCGGACCACGACGTACGGCGAACTCGCCGTCGAGATCGGCAGCCCGTCCGCGTCCCGCGCGGTCGGCCTGGCGAACGGGCGCAACCCGGTCAGCGTCATCGTGCCCTGCCACCGCGTCGTCGGCTCCACCGGCTCCCTCACCGGCTACGGCGGCGGCCTCGACCGCAAGCGCTACCTCCTCGACTTCGAGCGCAGGGCCCGCACCGCGGCGGACGAGGCGACGCTCTTCTGA
- a CDS encoding tRNA adenosine deaminase-associated protein produces the protein MTDVDATDFAVVVYREDERWEAEILPVALTEDLAGLIHALRQQPSLGGTVGLVSVGDDFFVAIRLLGDDVMVFLSDVTASVDWPLAGQVLDYLDIPIPEDEELDQVLPVGDMSIFADLGLDEMELGAISGDLELYPDEMLLSIAGRVGFAPAFERALDAVP, from the coding sequence ATGACGGATGTGGACGCGACGGACTTCGCCGTCGTGGTGTACCGGGAAGACGAGCGCTGGGAGGCCGAGATCCTCCCGGTGGCGCTGACCGAGGACCTCGCGGGGCTGATCCATGCCCTGCGCCAGCAGCCGAGCCTCGGCGGCACGGTCGGGCTGGTCTCGGTCGGCGACGACTTCTTCGTCGCCATCCGGCTCCTCGGCGACGACGTCATGGTCTTCCTGTCGGACGTCACCGCCTCGGTCGACTGGCCGCTGGCCGGCCAGGTGCTCGACTACCTGGACATCCCGATCCCGGAGGACGAGGAGCTCGACCAGGTCCTCCCGGTCGGCGACATGTCGATCTTCGCCGACCTGGGGCTGGACGAGATGGAGCTCGGCGCGATCTCCGGCGACCTGGAGCTGTACCCGGACGAGATGCTGCTCAGCATCGCCGGCCGCGTCGGCTTCGCGCCCGCCTTCGAACGCGCCCTCGACGCCGTCCCGTAG
- a CDS encoding nuclear transport factor 2 family protein gives MSDVQQRVARYLAVWNEKDPAARRAAIDELWTENPVYVDPLGLAEGRDAIDAFIGTAQQQFPGLVFRPAGAVDAHHNVARFTWELGPEDGEAIAAGFDVAVFADDGRFERVTGFLDKVPA, from the coding sequence ATGAGCGACGTTCAGCAGCGGGTCGCCCGCTACCTGGCGGTCTGGAACGAGAAGGACCCGGCCGCGCGCCGCGCCGCGATCGACGAACTGTGGACGGAGAACCCGGTCTACGTGGACCCGCTCGGCCTGGCCGAGGGCCGGGACGCCATCGACGCGTTCATCGGCACCGCGCAGCAGCAGTTCCCCGGCCTGGTGTTCCGCCCGGCGGGCGCCGTGGACGCCCACCACAACGTGGCCCGCTTCACCTGGGAGCTCGGCCCCGAGGACGGGGAGGCGATCGCCGCCGGCTTCGACGTGGCGGTCTTCGCGGACGACGGCCGGTTCGAGCGGGTGACCGGGTTCCTCGACAAGGTCCCGGCCTGA
- a CDS encoding B3/4 domain-containing protein produces the protein MEGSRMLEQVVVDEAVRELRPDFAVLVMTAEGLANGPGDAESESWLAGAAAKADAADPHVEAWREAYRAFGAKPQRTRPSVDALLRRADALPSINKVVDAYNAVSVEYALPIGGEDLDAYQGPARLVRATGDEPFDVVAGGEPAVEHPNAGEVVWRDDAGVTCRRWNWRQCVRTRLTEDTKNGLFLLESLAPYPMDRLTEAGDRLAGLLRAISPDVRIGSRLLGGR, from the coding sequence ATGGAGGGTTCGAGGATGTTGGAGCAGGTCGTCGTGGACGAGGCCGTGCGGGAGTTGCGTCCCGACTTCGCCGTCCTCGTGATGACCGCCGAGGGCCTGGCGAACGGGCCCGGGGACGCGGAGTCGGAGAGCTGGCTGGCCGGGGCCGCGGCGAAGGCGGACGCCGCCGACCCGCACGTCGAGGCGTGGCGCGAGGCGTACCGGGCGTTCGGCGCCAAGCCGCAGCGGACGCGCCCGTCCGTGGACGCGCTGCTCCGCCGGGCGGACGCGCTGCCGTCCATCAACAAGGTCGTGGACGCCTACAACGCGGTGAGCGTCGAGTACGCGCTCCCGATCGGCGGCGAGGACCTCGACGCCTATCAGGGGCCGGCGCGGCTGGTCCGCGCCACGGGCGACGAGCCGTTCGACGTGGTCGCGGGCGGGGAGCCCGCGGTGGAGCACCCGAACGCGGGCGAGGTCGTGTGGCGCGACGACGCCGGCGTGACGTGCCGCCGGTGGAACTGGCGCCAGTGCGTCCGGACCCGGCTCACCGAAGACACCAAGAACGGCCTGTTCCTGCTGGAGAGCCTCGCGCCGTACCCGATGGACCGGCTGACCGAGGCGGGCGACCGGCTGGCGGGGCTGCTCCGCGCGATCTCGCCGGACGTCCGGATCGGGAGCCGGCTGCTCGGCGGGCGGTGA
- the tadA gene encoding tRNA adenosine(34) deaminase TadA produces the protein MRRALAEARAAAEAGEIPVGAVVLDASREVIGTGRNDREASADPTGHAEIVALREAAASLGTWRLPGCTLVVTLEPCTMCAGASVQARVDRIVYGAVDPKAGAIGSLWDVVRDRRLNHRPEVIAELMADECAAPLIEFFARRRVG, from the coding sequence ATGCGGCGGGCGCTGGCCGAGGCGCGGGCCGCCGCCGAGGCCGGGGAGATCCCCGTCGGGGCGGTCGTGCTGGACGCGTCCCGCGAGGTCATCGGCACCGGCCGCAACGACCGCGAGGCGTCCGCCGACCCGACCGGGCACGCGGAGATCGTCGCGCTGCGGGAGGCGGCGGCCTCCCTCGGGACGTGGCGGCTGCCCGGCTGCACGCTGGTCGTCACGCTGGAGCCCTGCACTATGTGCGCGGGGGCGTCCGTCCAGGCCCGCGTCGACCGGATCGTGTACGGCGCCGTCGATCCGAAGGCGGGCGCGATCGGCTCGCTGTGGGACGTCGTCCGGGACCGTCGCCTCAACCACCGGCCCGAGGTGATCGCCGAACTCATGGCCGACGAGTGCGCCGCACCGCTTATCGAGTTCTTCGCGCGCCGCAGAGTCGGGTAG
- a CDS encoding alkaline phosphatase family protein, protein MSADELSRRGFLAGTAGAAAILAAGAAGGSSTEAHAAQLAATKRAPVAELPDPAESGIDHIVVVMMENRSFDHYMGWLPGADGRQAGLTFTDADGNEHGTHHLKVPWGCGFQDPDHSYAGGRVEYNDGDCDGWLRAGNNDVFSIGYYEGPDLGFHGHAALDWTVCDRYFPAIMSSTFPNRIYQHAAQTDRISNSLTISETTTIWDRLKAKGVSCRYYFSDVPFTALWGLRHLDISRGIWEFRADALTGRLPAVSFVEPGFLGEIFLPGMSEDEHPLADIRFGQAFLNEVYTAVVTSPNWPRTLFVINYDEWGGFFDHVPPPAGPDPRPDLGTGLRGFRVPCLLISPRARRGAVAHEVYDHTSVLKAIEWRWGLEPLTVRDAAARNIAEVLDFTSPPDTRAPRYDARRPISLGCLDPAHSHTGDDWAGLSEYARTHGFPAPA, encoded by the coding sequence ATGAGCGCGGACGAACTGAGCAGGCGCGGGTTTCTGGCGGGGACGGCGGGCGCCGCGGCGATCCTGGCGGCGGGCGCCGCCGGCGGGTCGTCCACCGAGGCCCACGCCGCCCAGCTCGCCGCGACGAAACGGGCACCGGTCGCCGAACTCCCCGACCCGGCGGAGTCCGGCATCGACCACATCGTGGTCGTGATGATGGAGAACCGGTCCTTCGACCACTACATGGGCTGGCTCCCCGGCGCGGACGGCCGCCAGGCCGGCCTCACCTTCACCGACGCCGACGGAAACGAGCACGGCACCCACCATCTGAAGGTGCCGTGGGGCTGCGGCTTCCAGGACCCCGACCACTCCTACGCGGGCGGACGGGTCGAGTACAACGACGGCGACTGCGACGGGTGGCTGCGCGCCGGGAACAACGACGTGTTCTCCATCGGCTACTACGAGGGCCCCGACCTGGGCTTCCACGGCCACGCCGCCCTCGACTGGACGGTCTGCGACCGCTACTTCCCCGCGATCATGTCGTCCACGTTCCCCAACCGGATCTACCAGCACGCGGCGCAGACCGACCGCATCTCCAACTCGCTGACGATCTCCGAGACCACCACCATCTGGGACCGGCTGAAGGCCAAGGGCGTCTCCTGCCGCTACTACTTCAGCGACGTCCCGTTCACCGCGCTCTGGGGGCTCCGCCACCTCGACATCAGCCGCGGCATCTGGGAGTTCCGCGCCGACGCCCTCACCGGACGGCTGCCCGCGGTCAGCTTCGTCGAGCCCGGCTTCCTCGGGGAGATCTTCCTGCCCGGCATGTCCGAGGACGAGCACCCGCTCGCCGACATCCGGTTCGGGCAGGCGTTCCTGAACGAGGTCTACACGGCGGTCGTCACCTCGCCGAACTGGCCGCGCACCCTGTTCGTGATCAACTACGACGAGTGGGGCGGGTTCTTCGACCACGTCCCGCCGCCCGCCGGCCCCGACCCGCGCCCCGACCTCGGCACCGGGCTGCGCGGCTTCCGCGTCCCGTGCCTGCTGATCTCGCCGCGGGCCCGGCGCGGCGCCGTCGCGCACGAGGTGTACGACCACACGTCCGTGCTGAAGGCGATCGAGTGGCGCTGGGGCCTGGAGCCGCTGACCGTACGGGACGCCGCCGCCCGCAACATCGCCGAGGTCCTCGACTTCACCAGCCCGCCGGACACGCGCGCGCCCCGCTACGACGCCAGGCGCCCCATCAGCCTGGGCTGCCTGGACCCGGCCCACAGCCACACGGGCGACGACTGGGCCGGCCTGAGCGAATACGCCCGGACCCACGGATTCCCGGCGCCCGCCTGA
- the upp gene encoding uracil phosphoribosyltransferase, translating to MQTLAVDHPLVAHKLTTLRDVRTDSPTFRRLADELVTLLAYEATRDVRVAAATVQTPLVETRGVQLASPKPLVVPILRAGLGMLDGMTRLLPTAEVGFLGMIRDEGTLQAQTYATRLPDDLSGRQCYVLDPMLATGGTLAAAIRLLIDRGADHVTAICLLAAPEGLAYLEQAFADISAPVRVVTAAIDSHLDEQGFIMPGLGDAGDRLYGVV from the coding sequence ATGCAGACCCTCGCCGTCGACCACCCCCTCGTCGCGCACAAGCTCACCACGCTGCGGGACGTCCGCACCGACTCCCCCACCTTCCGGCGCCTGGCCGACGAGCTGGTCACCCTGCTCGCCTACGAGGCCACGCGCGATGTCCGGGTCGCGGCGGCGACCGTCCAGACCCCCCTCGTCGAGACGCGCGGCGTCCAGCTGGCGAGCCCGAAGCCGCTCGTCGTGCCGATCCTGCGCGCCGGGCTCGGGATGCTGGACGGGATGACGCGGCTGCTCCCCACCGCCGAGGTCGGCTTCCTCGGCATGATCCGGGACGAGGGCACGCTGCAGGCCCAGACGTACGCGACCCGCCTGCCGGACGACCTGTCCGGGCGGCAGTGCTACGTCCTGGACCCGATGCTCGCCACCGGCGGGACGCTCGCCGCCGCGATCCGGCTGCTGATCGACCGCGGCGCCGACCACGTCACCGCGATCTGCCTGCTCGCCGCCCCCGAGGGGCTGGCGTACCTGGAGCAGGCGTTCGCCGACATCTCGGCGCCGGTCCGGGTGGTCACCGCGGCGATCGACTCCCACCTCGACGAGCAGGGCTTCATCATGCCCGGCCTCGGCGACGCGGGGGACCGCCTGTACGGCGTCGTCTGA
- a CDS encoding SDR family NAD(P)-dependent oxidoreductase gives MDLELDGRVYIVTGASAGIGAAAARLLTGEGAHVVGVARSSADVAADLTDPAAAQRVVDAALERHGRLDGLVNNAGALESRIGFLDVTDDQWHATFELNFHAAVRMARAALPALIDQGAGSIVHVSSEAGRFPDTPLVDYAASKTALLSVSKTLAGEFGRCGIRSNVVTPGPTRTRLWDEPGGFADQLAAQYDLPVEEAIERFVHEERRLPTGRLGTPQDVARVIAYLLSPLAVQVTGAEWTVDGGALRQL, from the coding sequence ATGGACCTCGAACTCGACGGCAGGGTGTACATCGTGACCGGCGCGTCCGCCGGGATCGGCGCGGCCGCCGCGCGGCTGCTCACCGGCGAGGGCGCGCACGTCGTCGGCGTCGCGCGTTCGTCCGCCGACGTGGCCGCCGACCTCACCGACCCCGCCGCGGCCCAGCGCGTCGTCGACGCCGCCCTGGAGCGCCACGGGCGGCTGGACGGCCTGGTCAACAACGCCGGCGCGCTCGAATCCCGCATCGGCTTCCTGGACGTGACCGACGACCAGTGGCATGCGACGTTCGAGCTGAACTTCCACGCCGCCGTGCGCATGGCCCGCGCCGCGCTGCCGGCACTGATCGACCAGGGAGCCGGGAGCATCGTGCACGTATCCAGCGAAGCCGGGCGGTTCCCTGACACGCCGCTGGTCGACTATGCCGCGTCCAAGACGGCCCTTCTGTCGGTGTCCAAGACGCTGGCGGGGGAGTTCGGCCGCTGCGGGATCCGCTCCAATGTCGTCACACCCGGCCCCACACGGACACGGCTCTGGGACGAGCCCGGAGGGTTCGCCGACCAACTGGCCGCCCAGTACGACCTTCCGGTGGAGGAGGCGATCGAACGGTTCGTCCACGAAGAACGGCGGCTCCCAACAGGACGCCTTGGCACGCCCCAGGACGTTGCCCGTGTCATCGCCTACCTGCTGTCACCCCTGGCCGTCCAAGTCACGGGCGCCGAATGGACGGTGGACGGAGGAGCACTACGCCAACTCTGA
- a CDS encoding EamA family transporter → MVTVLALSAALAYGVADFLGGAVARKSTALKALTWCVPAGFAVVLVAALLGGGSPSPGPMAWGVAAGMSGGAGLITFYRALARGPMSVVAPVSALAAAVLPVAVGIAKGERLDASVLLGVLLCLVAIGLVSMEAGDTREATTGRLLDSGPITAAVSGICFGVFFVLLEAAGDGSGLWPIVGARVGNLLVVLAAVLFVVARGRSLGPRVSGRTLIGLALLSGSLDAGANVLYFVVVHDGLLSLAAVLTSLYPAITVLLARIAYSERLRAVQRVGLVVAAAGVALVTVG, encoded by the coding sequence ATGGTCACGGTCCTCGCGCTCAGCGCCGCGCTCGCCTACGGGGTCGCCGACTTCCTCGGCGGCGCCGTGGCGCGCAAGTCCACGGCGCTGAAGGCGCTGACCTGGTGCGTGCCGGCCGGGTTCGCGGTGGTGCTGGTGGCCGCGCTGCTCGGCGGCGGGAGCCCGAGCCCCGGGCCGATGGCGTGGGGCGTCGCGGCGGGGATGAGCGGCGGCGCCGGGCTGATCACGTTCTACCGGGCGCTGGCGCGCGGGCCGATGAGCGTGGTGGCACCGGTGTCCGCGCTGGCGGCGGCGGTGCTGCCGGTGGCCGTCGGCATCGCGAAGGGCGAGCGGCTGGACGCGTCCGTGCTCCTCGGGGTGCTGCTGTGCCTCGTCGCGATCGGACTGGTCAGCATGGAGGCCGGGGACACCAGGGAGGCCACCACCGGCCGCCTCCTGGACTCGGGCCCGATCACGGCCGCCGTTTCCGGGATCTGCTTCGGCGTCTTCTTCGTCCTGCTGGAGGCGGCGGGGGACGGCAGCGGTCTGTGGCCCATCGTCGGCGCCCGGGTCGGCAACCTGCTCGTCGTTCTCGCGGCGGTGCTGTTCGTGGTCGCGCGCGGCCGCAGCCTCGGGCCGCGGGTGTCCGGGCGGACGCTGATCGGGCTGGCGCTGCTGTCCGGGAGCCTGGACGCGGGCGCGAACGTCCTTTACTTCGTCGTGGTGCACGACGGCCTGCTGAGCCTGGCCGCCGTCCTCACCTCGCTCTACCCGGCGATCACGGTGCTGCTGGCGCGGATCGCCTACAGCGAGCGCCTGCGCGCCGTCCAACGCGTGGGCCTCGTCGTGGCCGCGGCCGGCGTGGCGCTGGTCACGGTCGGCTGA
- a CDS encoding helix-turn-helix domain-containing protein, giving the protein MSEQEAIGEAVARTVRALRAGHGWSLDELAGRAGVSKGVLVGLEQGRGNPNLGTLIRISDALGVPLTRLVQVEEEPPVRMFRPERHVILWEGERGGTGTLLAGSDPRPSLELWNWVLRPGETRESDAHVPGTKEIVYVEQGTLTLGVDGRTDLVEEGAAAVFVGDRPHSYGNAGDGEVRFILAVLDL; this is encoded by the coding sequence TTGAGTGAGCAGGAGGCGATCGGGGAGGCCGTCGCGCGGACCGTGCGGGCGCTGCGGGCCGGTCACGGGTGGAGCCTCGACGAGCTGGCCGGACGCGCCGGAGTGAGCAAGGGCGTGCTGGTCGGGCTGGAGCAGGGGCGCGGCAACCCGAACCTGGGCACGCTCATCCGCATCTCGGACGCCCTCGGCGTGCCGCTGACGCGGCTCGTGCAGGTGGAGGAGGAGCCGCCGGTGCGGATGTTCCGGCCGGAGCGGCATGTCATCCTGTGGGAGGGCGAGCGCGGCGGGACGGGGACGCTGCTGGCCGGCAGCGACCCGAGGCCGTCGCTGGAACTGTGGAACTGGGTGCTGCGGCCCGGGGAGACGCGGGAGAGCGACGCGCATGTGCCCGGCACCAAGGAGATCGTCTATGTGGAGCAGGGCACGCTGACGCTCGGGGTGGACGGCCGGACGGACCTCGTCGAGGAGGGGGCCGCGGCCGTGTTCGTCGGCGACCGCCCTCACTCGTACGGCAACGCCGGGGACGGAGAGGTCCGCTTCATCCTCGCCGTGCTGGACCTTTGA
- a CDS encoding AlkA N-terminal domain-containing protein, translating to MHDDVERCVRAVQSKDARFDGWFFTGVVTTGIYCRPSCPVVPPKPENMRFYPSAAAAQQAGFRACKRCRPDTSPGSPEWNHRADVVARAMRLIADGVVDREGVPGLAGRLGYSTRQIERQLNAELGAGPLALARAQRAQTARLLIETTPLPMGDVAFAAGFASIRAFNDTVREVFALTPTALRDRVAKGHPPGGSGVLALRLPFRTPLCPDNLFGHLTATAVPGVEEWRDGAFRRAMRLPHGHGIATLRPQPDHVACTLSLSDLRDLTIAISRCRWMLDLDADPVAVDDLLRADPVLAPLVDKAPGRRVPRTVDGPEFAVRAVLGQQVSTAAARTHAGRLVTAYGDPIDDPGGGLTHLFPTPSALARLDPETLAFPKTRRTTLTTLVSALANGEIDLGVGSDWEEARARLAELPGFGPWTIETIAMRALGDPDAFIPSDLGIRAAAKYLDLPSTPAALAKRAAPWRPWRAYAVQYLWATSDHPINLLPAH from the coding sequence ATGCACGATGACGTGGAGAGGTGCGTGCGGGCCGTCCAGTCGAAGGACGCCCGCTTCGACGGGTGGTTCTTCACCGGGGTGGTGACCACCGGGATCTACTGCCGTCCAAGCTGCCCGGTGGTCCCGCCCAAGCCCGAGAACATGCGCTTCTACCCCAGTGCCGCCGCGGCGCAGCAGGCCGGTTTCCGGGCCTGCAAGCGCTGCCGGCCCGACACCTCCCCCGGCTCGCCCGAGTGGAACCACAGGGCGGACGTCGTCGCACGGGCCATGCGCCTCATCGCGGACGGTGTCGTCGACCGGGAGGGCGTGCCGGGCCTTGCCGGACGCCTCGGCTACAGCACACGCCAGATAGAGCGGCAGCTCAACGCCGAACTGGGCGCGGGCCCGCTCGCCCTGGCACGGGCCCAGCGCGCTCAGACGGCACGGCTCCTCATCGAAACGACACCCCTGCCGATGGGCGACGTGGCGTTCGCGGCGGGGTTCGCGAGTATCCGCGCCTTCAACGACACCGTGCGCGAGGTGTTCGCGCTCACGCCCACCGCACTGCGCGACCGCGTCGCCAAGGGGCATCCGCCTGGCGGGTCCGGGGTTCTCGCCCTGCGGTTGCCGTTCCGTACGCCGCTCTGCCCGGACAACCTGTTCGGCCACCTCACCGCCACCGCTGTGCCAGGCGTCGAGGAATGGCGGGACGGTGCGTTCCGCCGTGCCATGCGCCTGCCCCACGGGCACGGCATCGCGACCCTTCGGCCCCAGCCCGACCATGTCGCCTGCACGCTCAGCCTCAGCGACCTCCGCGATCTGACCATCGCGATCAGCCGCTGCCGCTGGATGCTCGATCTGGACGCCGACCCCGTCGCCGTGGACGACCTGCTCCGCGCCGACCCCGTCCTGGCCCCGCTGGTCGACAAGGCCCCCGGACGGCGCGTCCCCCGGACCGTGGACGGGCCCGAGTTCGCCGTGCGGGCCGTCCTGGGGCAGCAGGTCTCCACGGCCGCCGCACGCACCCATGCCGGCCGCCTGGTCACCGCCTACGGTGACCCCATAGACGACCCGGGCGGCGGCCTCACGCACCTGTTCCCGACACCGTCCGCCCTGGCGCGGCTCGACCCGGAGACGCTCGCCTTCCCGAAGACCCGGCGCACCACCCTCACCACCCTTGTCAGCGCACTCGCGAACGGTGAGATCGACCTCGGCGTAGGGAGTGACTGGGAAGAGGCCCGCGCGCGCTTGGCCGAGCTACCCGGCTTCGGCCCGTGGACCATCGAGACCATCGCGATGCGCGCTCTCGGCGACCCGGACGCGTTCATCCCCAGCGACCTGGGGATCCGGGCCGCCGCCAAGTACCTGGACCTTCCCTCGACCCCGGCCGCCCTCGCCAAGCGCGCCGCACCATGGCGTCCTTGGCGCGCCTACGCCGTCCAATACCTGTGGGCGACGAGCGACCATCCCATCAACCTGCTTCCAGCACACTGA
- the dnaN gene encoding DNA polymerase III subunit beta: MEFRVDRQTLADAVAWAARTLPTRPALPVLAGMLIEVTDKGELTLAGFDYEVSAHAREDADVADPGRVLVPGRLLSDIVRNLPPHPVEVFTKGSEVVVRCGPAEFGLLTLPVEDYPTLPEPPARAGTVPGDLFAAAVAQVTPAAGRDDTLPMLTGVRVDIEGDTMWLACTDRYRIAARELTWSPDDPAFTAGVVVPARTLADTAKSIKRGAEVAIDLGGAGDTLIGVSGGGRSMTSRLLDDQYINYRSRLTGTWTSVAEIRVAPFVEAIKRAALVTERGTPIRLAFTADEVRLRAATGDSARANEALPATLTGDDIDIAFAPQFLLDGLAGIDTEYARLECAGPTKAALLTAIPDKKDKEDAPAETDTGYRYLAMPVRLTS, encoded by the coding sequence GTGGAGTTCCGAGTCGACCGGCAGACGCTCGCCGACGCCGTCGCATGGGCGGCGCGGACGCTCCCGACGCGTCCCGCCCTCCCCGTCCTCGCGGGCATGCTCATCGAGGTGACCGACAAGGGCGAGCTCACGCTCGCCGGGTTCGACTACGAGGTGTCGGCCCACGCGCGCGAAGACGCCGACGTCGCCGATCCGGGCCGGGTGCTCGTCCCCGGCCGGCTCCTGTCGGACATCGTCCGCAACCTCCCGCCGCACCCCGTGGAGGTGTTCACCAAGGGCTCCGAGGTCGTGGTCCGCTGCGGCCCCGCCGAGTTCGGCCTGCTGACGCTGCCCGTCGAGGACTACCCCACCCTCCCCGAGCCGCCCGCCCGCGCCGGCACCGTCCCCGGCGACCTGTTCGCCGCCGCCGTCGCCCAGGTCACCCCGGCCGCCGGGCGCGACGACACGCTGCCCATGCTCACCGGCGTCCGCGTCGACATCGAGGGCGACACGATGTGGCTGGCCTGCACCGACCGCTACCGCATCGCCGCCCGCGAGCTGACCTGGTCGCCCGACGACCCCGCCTTCACCGCCGGGGTCGTCGTGCCCGCCCGCACCCTCGCCGACACCGCCAAGTCGATCAAGCGCGGCGCGGAGGTCGCGATCGACCTCGGCGGCGCCGGCGACACCCTAATCGGCGTCTCCGGCGGCGGCCGCAGCATGACCAGCCGCCTGCTGGACGACCAGTACATCAACTACCGGTCGCGGCTCACCGGCACCTGGACGTCCGTCGCCGAGATCCGCGTCGCGCCGTTCGTCGAGGCGATCAAGCGCGCCGCCCTGGTCACCGAGCGCGGCACCCCGATCCGGCTCGCCTTCACCGCCGACGAGGTCCGCCTCCGCGCCGCCACCGGCGATTCCGCCCGCGCCAACGAGGCCCTCCCGGCCACCCTCACCGGCGACGACATCGACATCGCGTTCGCCCCCCAGTTCCTCCTGGACGGCCTCGCAGGCATCGACACCGAGTACGCCCGCCTCGAATGCGCCGGGCCCACCAAGGCCGCCCTCCTCACCGCCATCCCCGACAAGAAGGACAAAGAGGACGCCCCCGCCGAAACCGACACCGGCTACCGCTACCTGGCCATGCCCGTCCGCCTGACCTCCTGA